From Hypanus sabinus isolate sHypSab1 chromosome 9, sHypSab1.hap1, whole genome shotgun sequence:
caattgtacaagaCATGGGTGTGGACACACCAAGAGTATTGTGTTCGGTTTTGGTTGTCTGGTATAGAGTTGTCAGCAAactggaaaaggtacagagaagAGTTGCAAGTGTGATTCCTGGATTCAAGGGCCTAAGCTTTTGGGGGAGGTCGTGTAGGTTGGTACTTTATTCCTgaagtgtaggagactgaggggtgtgAAATTATGAGAGGGTGAATGCTCAGTTTTTTCCCAAGGCTGGGTGGTTAACAACTAGAAGGCACAGGGTTAAATTGggatttaaaaggaacctgaggggcaacaccTCCATCTACAtggtggtcagtgtgtggagcgAGCTGCCCATTAACAATGTTTGAAATAGACTCGGACAGGGACGTGGATAGGCAAGGTTCAGAGGAATATGGGTCCAATCTAAAAGTTTGAAGTaggtttattatctaagtacatatatgtcggcATAAGCAatgctgagattaattttcttgcagcatactcaataaatctgtgatagaatccatgaaagaccacaccaaacaGGCAGACAAACAAcagatgtacaaaagacaacaatggTGTCgaggcaaatacaaaagagaaaactaATAAACAATAAGCATGGAGAacttgaaatgaagagtccttgaaagtgagtccataggttgtggggacagttcactgatggggtgagtgaagttatccctcccAGTGCAAGAAcatgttggttgaggggtaataactgttcctgaacctggtggtgtggtcctgaggatcctgtaccatcttcctggatgatgggagtccttcatgatggatgctggtttcctgcaacagcgctccatgtaggTGGGGAgccctttacccatgatgaactgggctgtaacCACTATTTCTAGAAGCATCTTGACAAATAGTACTAATTCATATTTTTTAAATTCATATAATTCATACTATTCATAATTTTGATCAGTAGGGATGAGTTCAGCAGGAAGGgcttgcttccatgctgtattactctaacTCTCTGTAGTTTTAATGTGACGTTCCCACTCCTGTGCTCACAGGCAGACCGGACACCTCACCCACCACAGTGCATACCTGTGTCAGACAGCAGCACTCTGGTCTGCAATTTGCAGGAAGTTTCTGACAATATCAGCCAGTAATTCCCTCCCAGTGTTTGGTATCACCATTACAAATCATTATAACTCAGTAACCCACTCCTGGCATCTGTTAATATATATATAGAGATCCCAGATTGTAATCCACTCTTTGGGATtggttattctatatataaactccCCAAACTCCCACATTAGACCCCATCTGTAAACcactcacagggatctgttctattTATAAACTCCTGAATCCATTGATTAGCTCTCAGCCAGTAACCCACACTCAAAGATCTGTTAATCAATATAACCCCCAGCCCGCCCAACTCAGAAGCCCTGGATTGGATAGCAGGCTTTAACCCGGTGCCAGGGATCTGATGCATCACACACAAGACatgagggactcagcaagtcaggcagcagctatgtggggaggggaataaacagctgatgtttcgggctgatacccttcatcagagctggaaaggaagggggaagaagctggaataagaaggtggggtaaCAAATCTGTTATTTTACATATGACCGAAGTGTAAACACACTACAGCTAAGCTTCCAATTAACGACAGCATCCTTGGCGTTCCCAATGTTTCTGCACAGCAGCCTTTAGTGTGTTAGGCGCAGatccctctgtacctcacagctcCACAATCCATCACCCTTTGCATTTCATAGATTAAGATTCATAGATTCATACAACAGAGAAATAGGCCAACAGTCCAAATTGTCCACGCTGTCCAAGGTGCCTTTACAAAGGatgtcattaagatggagagggtgcagaaaagatttacgaggatgttaccaggactggagggcttgaattACAAGGAGAGACTGGAGGTATCTGTGCTTGcctcatttgcctgtatttggcccacatccctttaaacctttcctgcaCATGCATCtatccaagtgccttttaaatgctgctgcctcaaacacttcctctggcagctcattccatatgtatgtatgtataatgAACATGtcctcaggtcccctttaaatcttctcCCCTCTATCTGTCaacttgtgccctcttgtcttagattcCCTggtcctgggaaaaagactgtgactacCCACCTTATGATtgcccctcacaattttgtaacctctataaggtcacccttcagccTTCTCTCCAGGGAAAGTGCCCTAGTCTCTCCAGTCCCTCCTTGTaattcaagccctccagtcctggtaacatcctcgtaaatcttttctgcaccctctctagcttaatgacatccttcgTATAGctgggcgaccagaactgcacatggtactccaagtgtggtcctgTCAAGGAATTCAGCAGCCAAATGTCATCTTCACCACCCTGTTAACCTGTCTCAGCATCAGAGTTCAACATACCTGAACTCTAGGGTCTTCCTATACCGATCTTCACAGCACACCACTGGATCTGAAAGCCCTcccctaccaccctctgcctcctctTACTAATTCAAATTTGTAGACACAAGACACAGAGGACTGCAGATGTTAGAATCTAGAACTAAATAAAAAAGGAACAGGAGGCACTCACCCTGGATGAGCGTTctaaccttctggaccagcctaccATGGGGGACTCTGTCAGAAACCCAAGTGGACATAATATATCCACCTACCTGTACTCCGTGCTGTTGTTCATCCCTTCTAATAAAAGTTCAGTCAGGGAACTGTCCCTAGTCCTTGATCACGGAGAGACAATATGCCTCTTTATCTTCTCTGTTAAACGGAAGATTTCACATTTTCCACAGATCATTTTCCATTTGCCAGATCATTGCCCTCTCACTGAACCTGTCtctatcccctttctcctcttaccTATTGACCTTTGCAAATTTAGCAGCAAtactttcagattcagattcagtttattgtcattcagaaaccacagatgcaatgcagtttaaaaaatgagataATGCTGCTCCAGaacgatatcacaaaagcacatgacaaaacagactacaccagaaaatctacataacatttggcaatccccaatccagagtccggagaggctgctgtgtattaatatcgtgctaccgtctagcgcgttccccagaaaggtgctccaaatccaccagacaaaccaGACTTAAAACTAAAGccacaagacctgcacaaaaccacagagttacaacagtgcaaacaatagcataattgatttttttttaaaaaacagactatgggcacagtaaaaatagtccaaagatgttaaaggactataagttcaaaagaaaccaccacacagtttccacaagtccccagggtcccgacagactcgccatcccacgccggcagcagaagggaatacccacactatggacttccacggcaccgcccgactcagcctcgcagacgcagcacacaatgtaAGCtctgtcgaaaccagcctcgcagatgcagcgcACACCAACAGTgacctgaccgcagtggactccaagtccgttgaacctctgagcctctgaccatcccctccggcacagcttctccgagcaccatcctctgctgagcgtattaagacggccccgccaacagccaccggcaacgtgaccccgaggactgggggcctgttcttcccagcagagacccggacctcacagcagcaccagcagcagcagcaacaaagaaggtcttcctggagatttcccgatgttcctccatgctcccacgtctgttttcaatcgattatgattgcgcacggcaccccacttcacaaataacagataatcagctccggagtggccactgcaagctgcgtcgcgccgccatcttggatcattaatcattgtaatttgtacttgTGGTGAGGATTAGAGTGCCACCACTGATCCAAGTGACAGCCCACTCGTTACACCCAGCCAGAACTGGAATTGGTGTATTATTGTCAGATAGGTACAGTGGAAAAACACGTCTGGCATACTatgtcctctactgccatgatgaagcagaatataggttggaggagcaacaactcatttcatatgggtagcctccaacctgatggcatgaacattaatttctccaacttctggtaaccaCTACCACCTTCCCCctgctctctttttccatttcccattctggttatccaaatctccctttctcttctcctcctcccttcctttcttccatgatccactgtcctctccaattagattccTCTTCCTTTCAGCCcttctgcctgtcacctcccagcttcttgcttcatccctACCCACCCACTTTCATTCTCACctatcagcttgtactccttcctatctccctgccttcctatTCCAGTATTTGCCCCCAGTACTGATAGAGACTTTCCACCCAAAACTATTCCCCTCTGTAAATGATACTtggccctctgagttcctccagcattttgtgttgttcaagtttccagcatctgcacaaactCTCATTTTTATTGGCATTGCACAGAGCATCGAGGGAGGACAAGGTAAAACTAAtggtgttacagagaaagtgcaatggagGCAGAGGATAAGGTGCAAGGCTGtgacaaggtagactgtgaggtcaagagtccatcgcATCGTACCAGGGAGCCATTCAGTAGTCATACGACACCAGGGTAAAAGCTGAGCTTGAGCCTGGTTGGTGGTACGTGCTTtaaagcttttatttcttttgcccaatgggaggggtgagaagagagaatgtccaggctgAGTGGGGTCTCTGATTATGCTCAGAATTGGAATTACGGTAGGTTTATATTTACTAAAACCCATCACTCCAGTTGGGGCATAGACCACCAAGagcagctcgccagagtcctGTCATGGGTGATCTTGGTAGTGATCCTGGATGACAGAAGGCTAACTTTCACAGACTTTCAGCTTTCACCACACAGTTTCACGTGTCTCCCAGGTGAAGATCCTTCCCCTCCCAGGAATGAGGtctttggtgtttctgtagccctgggtttttacgggatggggttgctatcctcgtgcccaaccctcctcccctctcagccaggcttgggaccatGCATGGCAGActtattatgtttattattacTGAAATACTTTGTGAAGTTTATTCTTTTCTGACAGCAGTACATGAAAAGTCACTACAAGTTACAGTAAACAGTGCAAAAGCAGAATagcaaagtagtgttcatgggttcatgagctgttcagaaatctgacagccaAGAGTAGGAAGCTGTTTTCAAGCCATTGAGTGTGTctcctcaggctcttgtacctcctccctggtggtagtaacGTCAAGAAGATGTGccctggatgctgcctttttgaggtgccaccttttgaagatgtcctaattggtgggaagggttgtgtctgtgatggagctggacgCATCTACGATCCTCTGCTGCCTCTCGCaaagctgctttactgaggttgCACGCATTATATACAGAAAGGcaggcaagagaaaatctgcagatactttaaattcaagcaacacacataaaaagcaggaggaactcagcaggccaggcagcatctatggaaaagagtgaacagttgacccttcatcaggactgccctTTTTTTTTGCCTCTCCAGTCTCTCAGTAATTCAGTAATTCTGGAAGTATTTCAGTAATCTCTGCCAAGCAATCTCTGATCCACACTAATGTGTTAAACCACCTGCAAAACTGTGCTAACTTCTGTTGTGgcaccttatcagatgccttcaAATTAACAATGTATAGTCCATCTGGGCCCTTTATCGACCCAGGTGCCTGTCCCACTGAGGACTGATGCTGGCTGCCTGTGGTGACCCTCACCCGTGTTGTTATTTCCAGTGGTGCTGATAGGAGAATCTGGGGTGGGGAAGAGCAACCTACTCTCTCGCTTCACCCGCAACGAGTTCAACCACGACAGCAGGACCACCATCGGGGTGGAGTTTTCCACACGCACCGTCACTGTGGATGGAGTGGCCGTGAAGACACAGATCTGGGACACAGCCGGGCTGGAGCGTTACCGAGCCATTACCTCCGCGTACGTATGCTGCCATGAGTTCTGCCACCATAACATCCCTCCATCACTCCTTCTTCTggtctctcttccaccaatcacctcccaactCCTCACATCATTTCCTTTCGTacacttccccacccacccactcaccttcctatTCACCAGCTTGtaatccttcccctcccaccatcttcttattctggcttcctatcccttcgtttccagtcctggtgaatggtcttggcctgaaacgttgactgtttattcctctgcataatgctgcctgacctgttgagttaccCCAGcattttactctggatttccagcatatgcagaatctcttatgcctTCATCACCCTGTTCCCTGCTTGCTGACCAATTCCAAGTCCCTGTTTGTCCTCTGTCCCACCTTCTTTAAGATTTCAGTCAGGCCTCTTACCTGGGACCCTCTACACTCCTCCCATCTACTGGATCTGCTCACCATTCATGTGTCACAACCCTAGAGCGCTCCGAGGGCGTAGTTAAGCATGATCTCTATTTTGCTAACCCGTGCAGGCCTCCTGGTCCCACACCATCCAGCCTTGCCCCTCCACAAAGAGGTGTCTttcctctttaagaaaggaggaaggcagcagagagaaaattatagaccagttagcctgacctcagtggttgggaagatattagagtcaattgttaaggatgaagtcgTGAAGAacctggtgacacaggacaagatgggacaaagtcagcatggtttccttcagggaaaatcctgcctgatgaacctgttggaattctttaaggagattacaagtaggatagataagggGGATATAGTGAATGTTGTATATGTGGACCttcagaggcctttgacaagatgccacacatgaggccgctcaccaagttaagagcccaaggtattacaggaaaattaatggcatggttagagcattggctgattggtagaaggcagtgagtgggaataaaaggatccttttctggttggctgccagtgactagtggtgttccacaggggttgatgttgggactgcttctttttatgcaatatatcaatgatttagatgatagagtagatggctttgttgccaaatttgcagatgatatgaagattggaggaggggCAGAAGGTGTTGAGGAAATGGGGAGactgcagactgttttctaaatggaagaAAATCCAAACATCTGACATGCAAAGggtttgggagtccttgagcagaacaccctaaaggttaacttgcaggttggtaacgaggaaggcaaatacaatgttcatttcaagaggtcaagaatacgaagaagaatgtgatgctgaggctttataaggcactggaaaGGCCTCACATTGAGTGtggtgaacaattttgggctcctcatctaagaaaagatgtactggcattggagagggtccagaggagattcacaaggatgattccgggaatgtaagagttatcatacgaggaacatttgatagctctgggtctgtactcactggaattttgaagtaTGAGGaggaatgtcattgaaaccttttaaatgttgaaaggcctagacagagtagatgtggaaaggatgtttcccatggtgggggagtctaggacaagagggcacagcctcagggtggaagaacatccatttaaaacagatgcagagaaatttctctaaccagagggtggtgaatttgtggaatttgtcagcacatgcagctgtggaggccaggttgttgggtgtatttaaaacagagcttgataggttcttgattggacatggtatcacaggttacagggagaaggctgggagtgGGGCGGAGGATGAGAAaaaggaatcagccatgattgaatggcaaagcagactcgatgggccaaatgggccaATTCcattcctatgtcttacggtccttgggatgtgggatggaatcagagcacccagggaaacccACACTCTTACTCTCTCTTGCAGACACCACACGCTGACTTAATGAATCACTTCACTTGCTCTGTGCCACGTGCTCACTGCCACTCACATTGGTCATATATACACGCTGATTCTATGAATCActtcactcacagacacacaacacCGGAGGCCGGGAACAAACCCAGGTCTGGTGCTGTGAGCCAGTGGCTCTACCCGCTGCATCATTCTCGTCTTTGGGCACTACAGGTACTACCGAGGAGCAGTAGGGGCCCTGCTGGTGTACGACATCTCCAAGCACCAGACGTATGAGAACGTGGAGCGGTGGTTGACCGAGCTCCTGGACAACGCTGACAACAACCTGGTGGTGATGCTGGTGGGCAACAAGAGTGACTTGTCCGACATCCGCACTGTGCCCATCGATGAGGCTATGACCTTCGCAGGTGAGGGGCCTAAAATACTGAGAGGCACAGATCAAGCAACCAGTTCAATCCTTTCCCGAGGCTAGAGATGTCAAATACCAGAGTACCTGCATTTAGGtgagtgggaggggggagggattttAAAGGAGATGTTCAGGACATGCTTTATAATTGCAGTcactagaatgcactgccagaggtaATGGTGAGGCAGATCCGATAGAGACACATAAGAGGCTCTCAGCTAAACACTTGACTGTGCTGGCCTGGCTGAATATGGACACTGGGTAGGCAGAGCGGATTACTTGGCCATTTAATTACTTTGACACTACAGTGTACTACTCTACCTTTGGGCTGGCGGGGACAGAAAGGGTACTCCTAAAAACCACACAATAAAATAGAGGGCCTCCTGTCACCACCTGTCTCTCCCATCCCCCCcaccctgtctctccctctccctggccGGTctgttccccaccccccccaccctgtctctccccctccctgaccagtctttccccccaccccctatactcccaccctgtctctccccctccctgaccagtctttccccccaccccccatactcccaccctgtctctccccctccctggccagtctcttcccccccccccataatcccaatctgcctctccctctccctgaccattctctccccccccccaataatcCCTCCCTGGCCactctctcccaccccaccctgtctctccctctccctggccGGTctgttccccaccccccccaccctgtctctccccctccctgaccagtcttcccctctcccatactcccaccctgtctctcccccccaacccggtctctcccccccaccctatctctccccctccctggccagtctctctctccccctccctggccagtctctctctccccctccccggcCAGTCTatacctccctcccccaccctgtctctccccttccctggccagtctctctctccccctcactggccggtctctctccccctccccggcCAGTCtatacctcccccccccaccctgtctctccccctccctgaccagtcttcccctctcccatactcccaccctgtctctcccccccaacccggtctctcccccccaccctatctctccccctccctggccagtctctctctccccctcactggccggtctctctccccctccccggcCAGTCTatacctccctcccccaccctgtcTCTCCCCTTTTGATCCTGTGGTTCCTGGTGAACTCTGACTTGGGTTCAGAATCACAGCGATCGTCACTGTCTGAGATGAGACGATCTGTTGTTTCCTGGGACACGTTACTATAAAACACATGCATTaaagaaataaatagtgcaggaagaaggaataatgaggtagcttTCATGACCATTTTGGAAGGACACTCCGGGATCGAACTTGAGTCTCTGAACAGCTACTCTGCCCATCTGATGTATTCCAGATGTGGTTACCCAGCACCTACAGCTTCAGAGAATGCCCTGGGATTTGGGTTGGGCTCAAGAATATCCATGGGTTTGGGTCAGGGGTCAGAGTTCGGAACATCCAATAGGTTGGAGTCATGTTGGGGGGAGGGTCAGGAACTCCCATAGGTCAGGGTTGAGCAAAGGCCACTCACTCCACCGATAGTGATCCAGAGGTGGGCGAGGAATTGGCCGTGATGTCAGAGCTTGGGCAGGCAGGGCTGAGTGCATGATTGGCTGCCGACCTTCCTACTGCCACCGGGCACTCGGCTGATTGGCTGCTGCTTTGTCTCGGCAGAGAAACACCAGATGTTGTTCATGGAGACGTCTGCGCTGGACTCGACCAATGTGGAGCCGGCATTCCAGTCTGTTATCACAGGTAGGGTCACCTGGACAACCAGCCCTCAtacactcaaaccccacccatttccctccccctcaccccgtGCCTACTCTTTCCCCTTCACCCACCTTAACTGAAAGGCCGAGGGTCAACGTGGAATTGCCAATGAGTGTGAGGGAGGGCTTGTGACAAAGATCGGCTGGTTATGCtgaatggcctcttctggctcaaGTCGTGAGTTGTGGCACTCGTGAGCTTGTCAGGGGCTTGGGTGGGTCGGGGTGGCCAAGCTGTGAGATCTTGCTATGCCCTAACCTTCCGTTGCCTCCCCCGCAGAGATCTTCCGTCGCCGGGCTGAGGGACGGATGAGCCAGGCATCTCGAACCACAGTCACCCTCAGCCCCAACAGCGTCTCCAACGAGGGGGCCATGGTGACCCCGAGTAAGAAACCCTGCTGTCAGAATATCTGAACTTGCCCCTCATCTCACTCTCAGGACTACACCACGCCCCTCCCCTCCCTAAacccacactccctcaccacaCCACACACCGTTAACCACACCTCTATACCACCCACAGTCTCCATACCCCACAGACCTGTCAGTACTCTCCTGGTTGGGATCTCCTCAAGAATATCAAGcatgtggtgggacggtgtggagggggtttcactctgtgtctgaccctgggagtgtgtgatgtgatggtgtagagggagcttcactctgtgtctgaccctgggagtgtgtgatgggacggtgtagagggagtttcactctgtgtctaaccctgggagtgtgtgatgggatggtgtagagggagcttcactgtatatctgaccctgggactgtgtggtgggatggtgtagagggagcttcactgtgtgtctgaccctgggactgtgtggtgggacggtgtagagggagtttcactctgtgtctaaccctgggagtgtgtgatgggacggtgtagagggagctt
This genomic window contains:
- the rab25b gene encoding ras-related protein Rab-25b isoform X1 → MSSAEDDYSFVFKVVLIGESGVGKSNLLSRFTRNEFNHDSRTTIGVEFSTRTVTVDGVAVKTQIWDTAGLERYRAITSAYYRGAVGALLVYDISKHQTYENVERWLTELLDNADNNLVVMLVGNKSDLSDIRTVPIDEAMTFAEKHQMLFMETSALDSTNVEPAFQSVITEIFRRRAEGRMSQASRTTVTLSPNSVSNEGAMVTPSKKPCCQNI
- the rab25b gene encoding ras-related protein Rab-25b isoform X2, which gives rise to MSSAEDDYSFVFKVVLIGESGVGKSNLLSRFTRNEFNHDSRTTIGVEFSTRTVTVDGVAVKTQIWDTAGLERYRAITSAYYRGAVGALLVYDISKHQTYENVERWLTELLDNADNNLVVMLVGNKSDLSDIRTVPIDEAMTFAEKHQMLFMETSALDSTNVEPAFQSVITEIFRRRAEGRMSQASRTTVTLSPNSVSNEGAMVTPRI